In one window of Frigoriglobus tundricola DNA:
- a CDS encoding serine/threonine-protein kinase produces the protein MSDANPPDDGTRRSPPPSGRTGAWSIPDVPMRLGRFEIRQLIGEGAFGRVFLAFDPQLGRQVAIKVPHRDGLTPAFRDRFLREARATATIHHPNVCPVHDVGTDGDLPYIVMHYVVGGTLAGLIEKLTDPLPIRKAVVIARKLALGMAAAHEQGVIHRDLKLQNVLIDRASREVLITDFGLARLDGQSRVTVDGAVFGTPAYMSPEQARGLQDGVGPLSDVYSLGVILYHLLTGDVPFRGTVFEVLVQHWETSPRPPSALRADVSPELDAICLRAMAKAPADRYPSAKAFARALSEYLRESGSSDAASGDPVAETVTPQSTHATSPVPAKKPAPTPPRGRPSPVPPKAAHEPQRPRKRKAVRPEPEELPYGEPVRRRTGRAVLIAGFVLISTAVGAGIALRDPFTKPTEDRAASNPSVAPSETETPDPPPPPDERLAPPPHVPAPKPTPPKVEPPRAPVADIRALAREMDLPPFKPGGATVVLADHPFPPDLMKEYAADVPLDTVLKDKGKYRFRVTVLDALNEIRTQWSPTGGTSRLRVEVKEPLAAVKAAVKKEQEFWAIGITQLERQLFLLEAVAPMRAGEKKRWQANYDYARASVKARLVYMNEYDKVLGNLNTETLPALNAKKGENGYTLVASEALKSGKDIKKVAEEAHALFQEIAVKYKGTPWGLLAERDLKVPLGFNWKPATIGTAK, from the coding sequence ATGTCCGACGCGAACCCGCCCGACGACGGCACGCGGCGCAGCCCGCCCCCGAGCGGGCGCACCGGCGCCTGGTCGATACCCGACGTCCCGATGCGCCTGGGCCGGTTCGAGATCCGCCAGCTAATCGGCGAGGGCGCGTTCGGCCGGGTGTTCCTGGCCTTCGACCCGCAGTTGGGGCGCCAGGTCGCGATCAAGGTTCCGCACCGCGACGGCCTCACGCCCGCGTTCCGCGACCGGTTCTTGCGCGAGGCCCGCGCCACCGCGACGATCCACCACCCGAACGTGTGCCCGGTCCACGACGTCGGCACGGACGGCGACCTGCCGTACATCGTGATGCACTACGTCGTCGGCGGCACCCTGGCCGGGCTGATCGAGAAACTCACGGACCCCCTGCCCATCCGGAAAGCGGTCGTGATCGCGCGGAAGCTTGCGCTGGGCATGGCCGCCGCGCACGAACAGGGCGTGATCCACCGCGACCTGAAGCTGCAAAACGTTCTGATCGACCGGGCCAGCCGCGAGGTCCTCATCACCGACTTCGGGCTGGCGCGGCTGGACGGCCAGTCCCGGGTGACGGTCGATGGGGCCGTGTTCGGCACGCCGGCGTACATGTCGCCGGAACAGGCGCGGGGGCTGCAAGACGGCGTCGGCCCGCTCTCGGACGTGTACAGCCTGGGCGTCATCCTCTACCACCTGCTCACCGGGGACGTGCCGTTCCGCGGCACGGTCTTCGAGGTACTCGTTCAGCACTGGGAAACGTCCCCGCGCCCGCCCTCGGCCCTGCGCGCCGACGTGAGTCCGGAACTCGACGCGATCTGCCTGAGGGCGATGGCGAAGGCGCCCGCCGACCGCTACCCGTCCGCGAAGGCGTTCGCCCGCGCGCTGTCGGAGTACCTCCGCGAGAGCGGGAGCAGCGACGCCGCCAGCGGCGACCCGGTCGCGGAGACGGTCACGCCGCAATCCACGCACGCGACTTCGCCCGTACCCGCCAAGAAGCCCGCTCCCACGCCCCCGCGCGGGCGCCCGTCCCCGGTCCCGCCGAAGGCGGCCCACGAACCGCAGCGCCCCCGAAAACGCAAAGCCGTCCGACCGGAGCCGGAAGAACTGCCCTATGGCGAGCCGGTGCGCCGGCGCACCGGGCGGGCGGTGCTCATCGCGGGGTTCGTTCTGATTTCCACAGCGGTCGGGGCGGGGATCGCCCTCCGCGACCCGTTCACCAAACCGACCGAGGACCGCGCGGCGTCGAACCCGTCGGTCGCTCCGTCCGAAACCGAGACGCCCGACCCCCCGCCCCCGCCGGACGAGAGGCTGGCGCCGCCGCCCCACGTGCCGGCGCCCAAGCCGACCCCGCCGAAGGTCGAACCGCCCCGCGCGCCGGTGGCCGACATCCGGGCACTGGCCCGCGAGATGGACCTGCCCCCGTTCAAGCCGGGCGGCGCCACTGTCGTGCTGGCCGATCACCCCTTCCCGCCCGACCTGATGAAGGAGTACGCCGCCGATGTTCCGCTCGACACGGTCCTGAAGGACAAGGGGAAGTACCGGTTCCGCGTCACGGTGCTGGACGCGCTGAACGAGATCCGCACCCAGTGGTCACCCACCGGCGGGACGAGCCGGCTCCGGGTGGAGGTCAAGGAGCCGCTCGCGGCCGTCAAGGCGGCGGTGAAAAAGGAGCAGGAGTTCTGGGCGATCGGCATCACCCAACTGGAGCGCCAGTTGTTTTTGCTGGAGGCGGTGGCCCCGATGCGCGCTGGCGAGAAGAAGCGGTGGCAGGCGAACTACGACTACGCCCGGGCCTCGGTGAAGGCGCGGCTCGTTTACATGAACGAGTACGACAAGGTGCTCGGCAACCTCAACACCGAAACGCTCCCCGCCCTCAACGCGAAGAAGGGCGAGAACGGGTACACACTGGTCGCGTCCGAGGCGCTCAAGAGCGGCAAGGACATCAAGAAGGTGGCCGAGGAGGCGCACGCGCTCTTTCAGGAGATCGCGGTGAAGTACAAGGGCACCCCCTGGGGCCTGCTCGCCGAACGGGACCTGAAGGTGCCGCTGGGGTTCAACTGGAAGCCCGCGACGATCGGGACCGCGAAATAA
- a CDS encoding cupin domain-containing protein, whose translation MGTATFDFARLLAPTGTQTFLKDHWETQPLVLHRRDRGHYSGLFSAADVDHVIAFTRPQFPGPQAAKSFVQGCLPDRQPAPPVHYPGVADLRHTFGAGKTVVIRSMQNRWPAVAALCRNLEGVFQCPVHTNLYLTPPRSQGFEPHIDTHEVFALQIDGAKTWRLYDFAADRPLADAPTGLRRSDLGPPREVRLEPGDLLYLPRGYAHEAFTTTSPSLHLTVGVNVYRWLDLMHEALVAAARRDVGLRASVPPGALLSSTLPNDVTRTFQELLRALADNAQAGEAVQQLASRFFDGLDPLPDGYFAFSEADEHIGSETVLTKRPGGICRVLVAGDTALLEFPGGRLGGPIRIAPALRFFAETDRFVVRDMPDMSADAKLVLARRAVREGLFVVHANPAAPLDDAGAARRPVESGV comes from the coding sequence ATGGGCACCGCCACATTCGACTTCGCCCGGCTCCTGGCGCCCACAGGCACACAGACGTTTCTGAAAGACCACTGGGAGACGCAGCCGCTCGTCCTCCACCGCCGGGACCGTGGACACTACTCTGGTCTGTTTTCGGCGGCCGATGTCGATCACGTCATTGCGTTTACGCGCCCGCAATTCCCCGGTCCCCAGGCCGCTAAGTCGTTTGTGCAGGGCTGCCTCCCCGATCGCCAACCGGCGCCGCCGGTCCATTATCCCGGCGTGGCCGATCTGCGGCACACATTCGGGGCCGGCAAAACGGTCGTCATCCGGTCGATGCAGAACCGCTGGCCGGCCGTGGCCGCGCTGTGCCGCAACCTGGAAGGCGTGTTCCAGTGCCCCGTTCACACGAACCTCTACCTCACGCCGCCGCGGTCGCAGGGCTTCGAACCGCACATCGACACGCACGAGGTTTTTGCGCTTCAGATCGACGGCGCCAAAACCTGGCGGCTCTACGACTTCGCCGCCGACCGACCGCTCGCGGACGCCCCCACCGGTTTGCGCCGCTCGGACCTGGGGCCGCCCCGCGAGGTGCGGCTCGAACCCGGTGACCTGCTCTACCTGCCCCGCGGCTACGCACACGAGGCGTTCACGACCACGAGCCCGTCACTTCACCTGACCGTCGGCGTCAACGTGTACCGCTGGCTCGATCTGATGCACGAGGCACTGGTTGCGGCGGCCCGGCGGGATGTCGGGCTGCGGGCGTCCGTTCCGCCCGGTGCGCTGTTGAGCAGCACGTTGCCCAACGATGTGACCCGCACATTTCAAGAGTTGCTCCGCGCACTCGCCGACAACGCCCAGGCCGGGGAAGCCGTGCAGCAACTCGCGTCGCGCTTCTTCGACGGCCTCGACCCGCTGCCGGACGGGTATTTCGCGTTCTCGGAAGCGGATGAACACATAGGGTCAGAAACCGTCCTGACGAAGCGCCCGGGAGGGATCTGTCGGGTTCTCGTGGCCGGCGACACGGCCCTGCTCGAGTTCCCCGGCGGCCGGCTCGGCGGCCCGATACGGATCGCGCCGGCGCTCCGGTTCTTCGCGGAAACCGACCGGTTCGTGGTACGGGATATGCCGGACATGAGCGCCGACGCCAAACTCGTCCTGGCACGGCGTGCCGTGCGTGAAGGCTTGTTCGTCGTGCATGCGAACCCCGCCGCGCCGCTGGACGATGCCGGCGCGGCGCGGCGGCCCGTCGAGAGCGGAGTGTAA
- a CDS encoding NHLP leader peptide family RiPP precursor: MTQTLSQNRAWSQIVATAWADEEFKARLLADPRAVLAEHGIDVPEGIELAVVEDTETVHHIVLPPSPAGDLADEELVGSAGADSYSGFSGYCGRCGCACRCGRCE; the protein is encoded by the coding sequence ATGACGCAAACGCTCTCCCAAAACCGGGCCTGGAGCCAGATCGTCGCGACCGCGTGGGCGGACGAGGAGTTCAAGGCCCGCCTCCTGGCGGACCCGCGCGCCGTCCTCGCCGAGCACGGAATCGACGTGCCCGAAGGGATCGAACTCGCCGTCGTTGAAGACACCGAGACGGTTCACCACATCGTCCTGCCGCCCAGCCCGGCGGGCGACCTCGCCGACGAGGAACTCGTGGGGTCGGCCGGCGCCGACTCGTACTCGGGCTTCAGCGGCTACTGCGGGCGCTGCGGCTGTGCGTGCCGCTGTGGCCGCTGCGAATGA
- a CDS encoding TOMM precursor leader peptide-binding protein has product MLTRPKFRPHLRVEVVPGEGVFLLSSGRHVLLRGRLYELLASRLNGQITVDDLCADLHGRASPAEVFFALGQLERKDFLCDGYGGLPEGQAALWSSQKVVPATAAKRLAEKPVCVRGLGVAVGPFSALLGALYVRTTDTGPADVVLTDDYLRDELADVNADALRANRPWLLVKPTGRQVWVGPLFRPGGTGCWACLAERLRANAPVPVYLRERNGHALTPVSDLAHTPATEQVALGLAANAVATWAVRGEVPELEGKVQTLDLPSWKLQDHVLPQLPFCSACGGGAVRSYARPELERRIKTFTNDGGHRSVRPEETIARYAHHVSPLTGALPLLERAATGGGDGVLHVYLAGNNMARPHKKLAHLRGDLRNMSAGKGTSDAQAKASGLCEGLERYSGVFRGDEPRRLARMEELGGAALSLSECLLFSATQYRERAARNATGSRFSFIPEPFDPASEIEWSPVWSLTRGAVRYLPTAFCYYDYPQPPETTYCVADSNGNAAGNTLEEAILQGFLELVERDSVALWWYNRVRRPRVDLASFEEPYIDRLAAFLRERGREFWALDLTSDLGIPVFATVCRRTGAKREQIVLGFGAHLDTRIALLRAVTEMNQMLSSPLLEAGEKDDPHADGETARWLATATATNQPYLVPTDAATTAATYPRAWTDDVREDVEFCRARVEREGLEMLVLDQTRPEVGLPVAKVIVPGLRHFWTRFAPGRLYDVPVRLGWLDRPLGEDELNPIPMFL; this is encoded by the coding sequence ATGCTCACGCGTCCGAAGTTTCGCCCCCACCTGCGTGTCGAAGTCGTGCCGGGGGAGGGCGTCTTCCTTCTCTCGTCCGGCCGCCACGTCCTGCTCCGGGGGCGGTTGTACGAACTGCTCGCCTCGCGCCTGAACGGCCAAATTACCGTAGACGACCTGTGCGCCGACCTGCACGGGCGGGCGTCCCCGGCCGAGGTCTTCTTCGCGCTCGGCCAACTGGAGCGCAAGGACTTCCTGTGCGACGGGTACGGCGGCCTGCCGGAAGGACAAGCCGCGCTGTGGTCGTCGCAAAAGGTCGTCCCGGCAACGGCGGCCAAGCGGCTCGCGGAGAAGCCGGTGTGCGTGCGGGGGCTCGGCGTCGCGGTCGGGCCGTTCTCCGCGCTGCTCGGCGCGCTGTACGTTCGCACCACCGACACCGGTCCCGCGGACGTCGTCCTGACCGACGACTACCTGCGCGACGAACTGGCCGACGTGAACGCGGACGCGCTCCGCGCGAACCGGCCGTGGCTGCTGGTGAAGCCGACCGGTCGGCAGGTGTGGGTCGGGCCGCTGTTCCGCCCCGGCGGGACGGGCTGCTGGGCGTGCCTCGCCGAGCGCTTGAGGGCGAACGCCCCGGTGCCCGTTTACCTGCGCGAGCGCAACGGCCACGCGCTCACGCCGGTCAGCGACCTGGCCCACACGCCGGCCACCGAACAGGTGGCGCTGGGGCTCGCCGCGAACGCGGTCGCGACCTGGGCCGTGCGCGGCGAGGTGCCGGAACTGGAGGGCAAGGTCCAGACGCTCGACCTGCCGAGCTGGAAGCTCCAGGACCACGTTCTCCCGCAGCTCCCGTTCTGTTCGGCGTGCGGGGGCGGGGCGGTCCGCTCTTACGCCCGGCCCGAACTGGAACGGCGGATCAAGACGTTCACCAACGACGGCGGGCACCGGAGCGTTCGGCCCGAGGAGACCATCGCCCGGTACGCCCACCACGTCAGCCCGCTGACCGGGGCGCTGCCCCTGCTGGAGCGCGCCGCGACCGGCGGGGGCGACGGCGTGCTGCACGTGTACCTCGCCGGCAACAACATGGCCCGGCCGCACAAGAAGCTCGCGCACCTGCGGGGCGACCTGCGGAACATGAGCGCGGGCAAGGGCACCTCGGACGCCCAGGCGAAGGCCAGCGGGCTGTGCGAGGGCCTCGAGCGCTACTCCGGCGTGTTCCGCGGCGACGAGCCGCGCCGGCTCGCCCGCATGGAGGAGCTGGGCGGGGCCGCGCTGTCGCTCAGCGAGTGCCTGCTGTTCAGCGCGACGCAGTACCGCGAGCGGGCCGCGCGTAACGCCACCGGCTCGCGGTTCAGCTTCATCCCCGAACCGTTCGACCCGGCCTCGGAGATCGAGTGGTCGCCGGTGTGGTCGCTGACCCGCGGCGCGGTGCGCTACCTGCCCACGGCGTTCTGCTACTACGACTACCCGCAGCCGCCGGAAACGACGTACTGTGTCGCCGATTCGAACGGGAACGCGGCCGGCAACACCCTGGAAGAGGCGATCCTTCAGGGCTTCCTCGAACTGGTGGAACGGGACAGCGTCGCGCTGTGGTGGTACAACCGCGTGCGCCGGCCGCGCGTGGACCTGGCGAGCTTCGAGGAGCCGTACATCGACCGCCTGGCGGCGTTCCTCCGCGAGCGCGGCCGGGAGTTCTGGGCGCTCGATCTGACCTCCGATCTGGGGATACCCGTCTTCGCCACGGTCTGCCGCCGGACGGGCGCGAAGCGCGAGCAGATCGTCCTCGGGTTCGGCGCGCACCTCGACACCCGGATCGCCCTCCTGCGGGCCGTCACGGAAATGAACCAGATGCTGTCGTCGCCGCTGCTCGAAGCCGGCGAGAAGGACGACCCGCACGCCGACGGAGAAACCGCGCGCTGGCTGGCGACCGCGACCGCCACCAATCAACCATACCTCGTGCCGACCGACGCCGCAACGACCGCGGCCACGTACCCGCGGGCGTGGACCGACGACGTGAGGGAGGACGTCGAGTTCTGTCGCGCGCGGGTCGAGCGCGAGGGACTGGAGATGCTCGTCCTGGACCAGACGCGGCCGGAGGTCGGCCTGCCGGTGGCGAAGGTGATCGTGCCGGGGCTGCGGCACTTCTGGACCCGCTTCGCGCCCGGCCGGCTGTACGACGTGCCGGTGCGGCTCGGCTGGCTCGATCGGCCCCTCGGCGAGGACGAGCTGAACCCGATTCCGATGTTCCTCTGA
- a CDS encoding SagB family peptide dehydrogenase has protein sequence MGFLLTLCNGASPAEENGLFVVNGPKGRVTLRDLEPEVIAALHRLAPPGADEDALADAVGAIGNGALPRWFYYLDRLTRRGLIGRSAHESGTRLATLFAVSPAFAWKPVRPAPDRQYALSRFAYLRREGNEGVVESPQSHARLVLQESRAARLIGALAAPATPAELAERSGLTTEGATGLLALLLRAEMASEAGTEPEDPDLRTWAFHDLLFHTRSRKGRSDAPYGGTYRFAGQFPPPPAVKPVPVGDRVPLFKPDIRALERTDPPLAWVQEHRRSVREFDTTQPITVAQVGEFLFRVNRVKEQRETELQTVRGPVVMDFVSRPYPTGGSLYELEIYAAVRTCDGLTPGLYAHDPVAHRLVRVRGRGPAVDELLGDAAESTAIPAGELQVLFVLAARVPRVAWKYESIAYALVLKHVGVVYQTMYLAATAMGLAGCAVGGGDADLFARAAGVPYAAETSVGEFLLGSKRGEPARDARE, from the coding sequence GTGGGCTTTTTGCTCACTTTGTGCAATGGGGCGTCGCCAGCCGAAGAGAACGGGCTGTTCGTCGTGAACGGCCCCAAGGGCCGGGTGACGCTGCGCGACCTCGAACCGGAGGTGATCGCGGCGCTCCACCGGCTCGCGCCGCCCGGCGCGGACGAGGACGCCCTCGCCGATGCCGTGGGGGCCATCGGCAACGGTGCGCTGCCCCGGTGGTTCTACTACCTGGACCGCCTCACGCGGCGCGGCCTCATCGGGCGCTCCGCGCACGAGTCCGGAACCCGCCTCGCGACGCTGTTCGCGGTGTCGCCCGCGTTCGCGTGGAAACCGGTTCGGCCCGCTCCGGATCGCCAGTACGCCCTCTCGCGGTTCGCCTATTTGCGCCGGGAGGGGAACGAGGGCGTGGTCGAATCCCCCCAGTCGCACGCCCGCCTCGTCCTCCAGGAGAGCCGGGCCGCGCGGCTCATCGGGGCGCTGGCGGCGCCCGCCACGCCGGCGGAACTGGCCGAGCGATCGGGACTCACGACCGAGGGCGCAACGGGGCTCCTGGCCCTGTTACTTCGTGCGGAGATGGCATCGGAAGCGGGAACCGAGCCCGAAGACCCGGACCTGCGAACGTGGGCGTTCCACGACCTCCTGTTCCACACCCGGAGCCGCAAGGGCCGGTCCGACGCGCCCTACGGCGGAACGTACCGGTTCGCGGGCCAGTTTCCGCCGCCACCGGCCGTGAAGCCCGTGCCAGTGGGGGACCGGGTTCCGCTGTTCAAACCCGACATCCGCGCCCTGGAGAGAACCGATCCGCCGCTCGCCTGGGTGCAGGAACACCGCCGGTCGGTGCGCGAGTTCGACACCACGCAACCGATCACGGTCGCCCAGGTCGGCGAATTTCTGTTCCGAGTGAACCGGGTGAAGGAGCAGCGCGAGACCGAGTTGCAAACGGTTCGGGGGCCGGTGGTGATGGATTTCGTATCGCGGCCGTACCCGACCGGCGGGAGCCTGTACGAGTTGGAAATCTATGCGGCGGTACGCACCTGCGACGGACTGACACCGGGGCTCTATGCACATGATCCGGTCGCGCACCGGCTCGTCCGGGTCCGCGGGCGCGGGCCGGCGGTGGACGAGTTGCTCGGCGACGCGGCCGAATCGACCGCGATCCCGGCAGGAGAGTTGCAGGTGTTGTTCGTTCTGGCCGCTCGTGTCCCGCGTGTCGCCTGGAAGTACGAATCGATCGCGTACGCCCTGGTTCTCAAACACGTCGGGGTCGTGTACCAGACGATGTACCTCGCCGCCACCGCGATGGGGCTGGCGGGGTGCGCGGTCGGCGGCGGGGACGCCGACCTGTTCGCCCGCGCCGCCGGGGTTCCTTACGCCGCCGAGACTTCGGTCGGTGAGTTCCTTCTGGGCAGCAAGCGGGGCGAACCGGCTCGAGACGCCCGTGAGTGA